A region from the Acyrthosiphon pisum isolate AL4f chromosome A1, pea_aphid_22Mar2018_4r6ur, whole genome shotgun sequence genome encodes:
- the Cox10 gene encoding heme A:farnesyltransferase (The RefSeq protein has 1 substitution compared to this genomic sequence) yields the protein MYHILRAIQRDGYQINKSSYTCLTCSFIRRQISQSTLKPKPLIATNVTVDKHLPISSVIRPPTVLEPVIENNRSDKEWTESRIDMKDLHQHYLKLSKSRLTSLVVVTTMAGYAMAPAPFDLVTFILCSAGTGMVSGAANSINQYHEVPFDAQMSRTKNRLLVRGILTPIHALTFAAVSGSLGLVTLYYGVNPVTAALGAANLFLYTSIYTPMKRLSILNTWIGSVVGAIPPLMGWAGCTGGVIDSGGLLLAGLLYAWQFPHFNALSWNLRPDYSRAGYRMMSVTNPGLCRRTALRYTIGVFGLCCAAPFCELTNIYFSIAVSPLNAYFVYLAWKFHQNSDSKTSRNLFRFSLIHLPALMILLLVNKHGLWSGNSKPKENSEVITVNKDEKIISSIFKKAEPL from the exons ATGTATCACATTTTAAGGGCCATCCAACGCGATGGTTATCAGATCAACAAAAGCTCAGGAACTTGTTTGACATGTTCTTTTATTCGAAGACag ATTTCGCAATCAACATTGAAACCAAAGCCACTTATTGCAACTAACGTAACGGTTGATAAGCATTTACCCATATCGTCAGTCATTCGACCACCTACAGTACTAGAACctgttattgaaaataatcgCAGTGACAAAGAATGGACAGAATCGAGAATAGATATGAAAGATTTACAccaacattatttaaaactttcaaaaagTCGACTgacaa gtttgGTGGTTGTAACAACAATGGCTGGTTATGCGATGGCACCTGCTCCATTTGACTTAGTAACATTCATACTTTGCAGTGCTGGTACTGGTATGGTATCTGGAGCAGCAAATTCTATTAATCAATATCATGAAGTTCCATTTGATGCTCAAATGTCTAGAACTAAGAATCGGTTACTTGTCCGAGGCATATTaac ACCAATACATGCTCTTACGTTTGCGGCAGTTAGTGGATCATTGGGATTAGTAACTTTATATTATGGCGTAAATCCTGTAACTGCTGCTTTGGGTGCTGCAAATCTGTTTTTATACACATCCATTTATACACCAATGAAACgtctaagtattttaaatacatggaTTGGttcagtag TTGGTGCGATTCCACCGTTAATGGGATGGGCAGGTTGTACAGGTGGTGTGATAGACTCTGGCGGTTTATTACTCGCTGGTCTACTTTATGCATGGCAGTTTCCACATTTTAATGCACTTTCTTGGAACCTTAGACCAGATTACTCAAGAGCCGGTTACAGAATGATGTCTGTTACTAATCCAg GTTTATGTAGAAGAACAGCATTACGCTACACTATTGGAGTTTTTGGTCTATGTTGTGCAGCACCGTTTTGTGAAttgactaatatttatttttcaatcgcTGTTTCTCCATTAAATGCTTATTTTGTGtacttag CTTggaaatttcatcaaaattctGACAGTAAGACTTCacgtaatttatttagattttcacTTATACATTTACCAGccttgatgatattattacttGTCAATAAACATGGTTTGTGGTCTGGAAACAG caAACCAAAAGAAAATAGTGAAGTAATCACAGTTAACAaggatgaaaaaattattagttcaattttcaaaaaagcggaaccattataa